The DNA sequence AGCAGCCAGATGGTGATCCGTCGCACGGATCCTCCCTTCGCGCCTGTCACCAGGCGAAACGTTCGTGATGGACGTGCGCGTCAGGCACCCCGGCGGCGCGGGCCGCGGCGCGGACGGCGTCGACCCAGCCGTCCGGCCCGCAGAGGAAGACGTCGTGTCCGGCCACGCCGGGGGAGAGCCGGCGCAACGACTCGGCGTCGGAGAGCCCCTCGGCGTACGCCGGCAGCCAGGACGGTCGCGTCGCCCGGGGACCGACCAGGTGGTGCACGACCAGCCCGCGTTCCGCGACGAGCCGGTCCAGCTCGTCGCGGAAGGCCAGGTCCTCCCCGCTGCGCGCGCGGTAGGCGAGCACCGCCTGCCCCGGCGCGTACGGCAGCTCCCAGAGCAACGCCAGCAACGGGGTGAGGCCGACGCCGCAGGCCAGCATGGTGATCCCGCCGCCGCGCCAGTGCTGCCCGGTGAGCCGCCCGTACGGTCCCTCGATCAACACCCGGGTGCCGGGACGCAGGGCGGCCACCCGGGCGCTGTCGTCGCCCAGGTCCTTGACCGTGATCCGCATCAGGTCGCCGTGCGGCGGCGCGGACAGCGAGTACGGGTGGGCCCGGGACCAGCCGGGGCCGTCCAGGAACCGCCAGAGCAGGAACTGCCCGGCCCGTGCCGGCAGCCGGTGCAGGTCCCGCCCGCGCAGCCAGACCGAGGTGACCCCGGGCGCCTCGGGCACCACCGCGGCCACCTCGATCCGGTGCCGCAGCGAGCGCCAGGCCGGCAGGCCGAGCCGCCAGATCAGCACGCTGGCCAGCGCCAGCAGGTAGACCGTCCACCAGTAGGCGCGGGCGAGCGGCGAGGCGACGAAGTCGGCACCGGTCCAGAGCTGGTGCGGCAGCGCCAGCGCGACACCCAGGTAGGCGTAGAGGTGCAGCAGGTGCCAGGACTCGTAGCGCAGCCGCCGCCGGGCCGCGCGGACCGAGGTGACCACCACCAGCGCCAGCAGCGCCAGCGCCGCGGTGGCCAGCAGCATCCCCGGGTACGTGACGACCAGGTCCCGGATCTCGGCGAGCACCCCCTGGCGGGCGGTGCCGGCGTACCCGAGGACGGTCAGCAGCACGTGCGCCAGGAGCAGGTGGAACGAGGTGAAGCCGGCGAGCCGGTGCCAGCGGGCGATCCGGTCCTGGCCGAAGCGACGCTCCAGCAGGGGCACCCGGGCCATCAGCACCACCTGGAGCAGC is a window from the Micromonospora sp. DSM 45708 genome containing:
- a CDS encoding ferredoxin reductase family protein; the encoded protein is MSTTVADRRAGRRTPPAAPDWWADVAGGLAALSLLVVTALWTADRGVQELLAGAATGLTSLGRLTGLVSADLMLLQVVLMARVPLLERRFGQDRIARWHRLAGFTSFHLLLAHVLLTVLGYAGTARQGVLAEIRDLVVTYPGMLLATAALALLALVVVTSVRAARRRLRYESWHLLHLYAYLGVALALPHQLWTGADFVASPLARAYWWTVYLLALASVLIWRLGLPAWRSLRHRIEVAAVVPEAPGVTSVWLRGRDLHRLPARAGQFLLWRFLDGPGWSRAHPYSLSAPPHGDLMRITVKDLGDDSARVAALRPGTRVLIEGPYGRLTGQHWRGGGITMLACGVGLTPLLALLWELPYAPGQAVLAYRARSGEDLAFRDELDRLVAERGLVVHHLVGPRATRPSWLPAYAEGLSDAESLRRLSPGVAGHDVFLCGPDGWVDAVRAAARAAGVPDAHVHHERFAW